In Primulina huaijiensis isolate GDHJ02 unplaced genomic scaffold, ASM1229523v2 scaffold207162, whole genome shotgun sequence, a single window of DNA contains:
- the LOC140966565 gene encoding uncharacterized protein: MPMSTLLKIKSCCEKSLSNARLLLQLRSCSSVGDGNACDHPPDPIPNRPLRRESPPPRNHKFPKFNRGRENESLNSSRSTADDDFLERFKLGFDRKSEPSITESANNVSKTSEKEKVESPSPPGDADEIFRKMKETGLVPNAVAMLDGLCKDGLVQEAMKLFGLMREKGSIPEVVVYTAVVDGFCKAHKFDDAVRIFKKMQSNGILPNAFSYEVLIGGLCRGKRLEDAYSFCIEMLEAGHSPNMATFTGLVDGYCREKGQEESRSVISSLKEKGFFVEEKAVREYLEKKGPFSPLVWEAILGKNASKRSLF, translated from the coding sequence ATGCCAATGTCCACTTTGCTCAAGATTAAATCTTGTTGTGAGAAATCACTTTCCAATGCTCGCCTGTTGCTGCAACTACGTTCATGCTCCTCTGTTGGTGATGGCAACGCTTGTGATCACCCTCCCGATCCAATCCCAAACAGGCCCTTGAGAAGGGAGTCACCTCCTCCTAGAAACCATAAATTCCCAAAATTCAATCGTGGTCGTGAAAATGAAAGTCTGAATTCATCAAGAAGCACAGCTGATGATGATTTTCTTGAAAGATTCAAACTTGGTTTTGATCGCAAATCAGAACCCTCTATAACTGAGTCTGCAAACAATGTTAGCAAGACATCAGAAAAGGAAAAGGTTGAGTCGCCATCGCCTCCGGGGGATGCAGATGAGATTTTTAGGAAGATGAAGGAGACGGGGCTGGTCCCTAATGCAGTGGCTATGCTCGATGGGTTGTGTAAAGATGGGTTGGTGCAAGAGGCAATGAAGCTCTTTGGGTTGATGCGTGAGAAGGGCTCGATCCCTGAGGTGGTCGTGTACACTGCTGTTGTCGATGGCTTCTGTAAAGCACACAAGTTCGATGATGCGGTGAGAATATTCAAGAAAATGCAGAGTAATGGGATTCTTCCAAATGCGTTTAGCTATGAGGTGCTGATTGGAGGACTTTGCAGAGGGAAGAGGTTGGAGGATGCGTACAGTTTCTGTATCGAAATGCTCGAGGCTGGACATTCACCGAATATGGCAACTTTTACGGGTTTGGTTGATGGGTATTGCCGAGAGAAGGGCCAGGAGGAGTCTAGGAGTGTGATTTCTTCGTTGAAAGAAAAGGGTTTTTTTGTCGAAGAGAAAGCGGTTAGGGAGTATTTGGAAAAGAAAGGGCCTTTTTCTCCTTTGGTATGGGAGGCCATTCTTGGGAAGAATGCTTCAAAGAGGTCTCTGTTTTAA